In a genomic window of Helianthus annuus cultivar XRQ/B chromosome 10, HanXRQr2.0-SUNRISE, whole genome shotgun sequence:
- the LOC110885767 gene encoding protein JINGUBANG, which yields MFKKNKTNMPLFPPEENSPRGRAKLGDLFHKSEPNILLTADQQHETDTGSHHRHSNVSPTISPNSSPVNYFMSPVHNTSPFSKSPWNFSLAGDGPVPKTGLIGSLTREEGHVYSLASSGDLLYTGSDSRNIRVWKNLSEFSGFKSSSGLVKAIVVSGEKIFTGHQDGKIRVWKYSGPKKAYKRVGSLPTTREFIASSMNPGNYVEVRRHRKVPWIKHYDVVSCMSLDEEHGLLYSGSWDKTFKVWRLSDSKCMESVNAHDDAVNSVMAGFDGFIFTGSADGSMKVWRRELVGKETKHMMVYMLLNQDPAVTSVAVNATDAVVYAGSSDGLVNFWERRKHTLGHGGVIRGHKQAVLCLAAAGRLLFSGSADKSVCVWRREAGGFHSCLSVLTGHDGPIKCLAVHEKQDGDDDDDGGGGGGDKEWVVYSGSLDKSVKLWVVGEAVK from the coding sequence ATGTTCAAGAAGAACAAAACCAACATGCCATTGTTTCCACCCGAAGAAAACTCGCCCCGCGGGCGAGCCAAGCTCGGAGACCTTTTCCACAAATCCGAACCCAACATTTTACTCACCGCGGATCAACAACACGAAACCGACACCGGTTCGCATCACCGCCACAGCAACGTCTCACCAACCATCTCTCCAAACTCATCTCCGGTTAATTACTTCATGTCCCCGGTCCACAATACGTCGCCGTTTTCAAAATCCCCATGGAACTTTTCTCTTGCGGGAGACGGGCCCGTTCCGAAAACCGGGTTGATCGGGTCTCTAACACGTGAAGAGGGACATGTTTATTCATTAGCTTCATCTGGTGACTTGTTGTATACCGGTTCGGATTCGAGAAACATTCGGGTTTGGAAGAATTTATCCGAGTTTTCGGGGTTTAAATCGAGTAGCGGGTTAGTTAAAGCCATTGTTGTGTCCGGTGAGAAGATATTCACGGGTCACCAAGATGGTAAGATCCGGGTGTGGAAGTATTCGGGCCCGAAAAAGGCGTATAAACGGGTCGGGAGCTTACCCACGACCCGCGAATTCATCGCAAGCTCCATGAACCCGGGTAACTACGTCGAAGTCCGACGTCACCGGAAAGTTCCATGGATCAAGCATTACGACGTCGTTTCATGCATGAGTTTGGATGAGGAACACGGGTTGTTATATTCGGGTTCGTGGGATAAAACATTTAAAGTGTGGAGACTTTCGGATTCAAAATGTATGGAATCGGTTAACGCGCATGATGACGCGGTTAACTCGGTGATGGCGGGTTTCGACGGTTTTATATTCACCGGGTCGGCCGACGGGTCGATGAAAGTGTGGAGGAGAGAGTTGGTGGGTAAGGAAACAAAACATATGATGGTTTACATGTTGTTAAACCAAGACCCCGCTGTCACATCCGTGGCAGTTAATGCCACGGATGCTGTTGTGTACGCGGGGTCTTCTGATGGGCTGGTGAATTTTTGGGAAAGGCGAAAGCACACGTTGGGTCACGGCGGGGTTATTAGAGGGCATAAACAAGCGGTGCTTTGTCTTGCGGCGGCGGGGAGGTTGTTGTTTAGTGGCTCGGCGGATAAGAGTGTTTGCGTGTGGCGGCGGGAGGCCGGCGGTTTTCATTCGTGTTTGTCGGTTTTAACCGGCCACGACGGGCCGATCAAATGTTTGGCGGTACATGAAAAGcaagatggtgatgatgatgatgatggtggtggtggtggtggtgataaaGAATGGGTGGTGTATAGTGGTAGTTTGGATAAGTCAGTGAAGTTGTGGGTTGTCGGAGAAGCCGTGAAGTAG
- the LOC118483377 gene encoding uncharacterized protein LOC118483377 has protein sequence MNTDDSGYGFSVNDPREPMFHDYAYRKYLIGNFGRQPSPDLVLEPSFNTESCNSADTPDTCKQDLASVLARELTPPKFSTTPSPMDVDTDLLDSASSITMVTKWEPEYLTEVLANIETMFVDFTIGKTRKIVNPRVFDRLEFGRPNEESAKLRRELVFNCVSKCMETRCRVWAKGLAMVRKPERLAQEVYREIAGSKDMKDSIVDELVDKDMSGCSYKNIQLLYDFFSSF, from the coding sequence ATGAATACAGATGATTCAGGTTACGGGTTTTCTGTTAACGATCCTCGAGAACCGATGTTTCATGACTACGCGTATCGGAAATATCTCATTGGTAACTTTGGCAGACAACCGAGCCCGGATTTGGTGCTCGAACCATCTTTTAACACCGAAAGCTGTAACTCTGCAGACACTCCCGATACCTGCAAGCAAGATTTAGCTTCGGTTCTCGCCCGAGAGCTAACCCCTCCAAAATTTTCAACAACCCCGAGCCCGATGGATGTCGATACCGATCTACTAGACTCGGCTTCTTCCATCACAATGGTTACCAAATGGGAACCTGAGTACCTAACCGAAGTGCTTGCAAATATCGAAACAATGTTTGTCGACTTCACCATAGGGAAGACTCGAAAGATCGTGAACCCACGTGTGTTTGACCGGTTAGAGTTCGGTAGACCCAACGAAGAATCGGCTAAGTTAAGACGCGAGCTTGTGTTCAATTGTGTGAGTAAGTGTATGGAGACGCGGTGCAGGGTGTGGGCTAAAGGATTAGCAATGGTTAGAAAACCGGAGCGGTTAGCTCAAGAAGTGTACCGAGAGATTGCAGGGTCGAAAGATATGAAAGATAGTATCGTTGATGAGCTCGTTGATAAGGATATGAGCGGTTGtagttacaaaaatatacaacTTCTATATGATTTTTTTTCATCATTTTAA